Part of the Sporomusa termitida genome, GTGGCAATACCAATAGACTTAAATGCCCCCTGCCAGCCAAAGGCCTGATTCAAAGCCGGCACAATATAATTGGATAATACGATGCCGCCTGAGGGAGCAGCCAGCATAATCCCAAAGGCGATCCCCCGTTCTTTCGCCGGGAACCATTCCATCAGGGCGCGGGAGCAGGCCGCAAATACGGCGCCGGCCCCCAGGCCGGTCACCGCCCGCAGCCAGAAACCGGTATCATACCCCTGCATATAACCCATACCGAAGGTGGAAACCCCTTCCAGGATTAAACTGATCGCCAAAATTAAACGTACGCCAAAACGGTCGGCCAACACCCCGGCAGGGATTTGCGTCACCACATAGCCAAAGTAAAAAGCACTCATAAAGGCCCCGGCCTGGGTCATTTTCATGCCAAGCGCAGGGACGATCACCGGGATAAGGGGCGGCCACGCAAACCGGGTTACGAAAGTAAACAAAAAGCATAAGAACATTAATGCCAGTACTACCCACCGGTACTGATTAAACTCGTCCTTCTTCATCTGCGTTTCCATACTTACCTCCCTTTTTTTGCCTGTAACAGCTAACCTGAACTCGCCCTCCTTTCATTACCGGGATAGCGGCTTGCCGCTTTTCGCCTAGTCGAATAGTTGTCTACACAAGTTTTTATTCTGCATTATCTGTCAAATTCCTGCATAGTTTTCTAATAATTTATAATATTTTATTATATCTAATATACTGCTGTTAACTTTTTTAATAATGCCCGTTTGCACGGTATATCATACTGCTTACCGGAGCACACTAATTATCAGCTAATTACATTAGGTTAGAAAAACTTGGCTTATGCCAAGTAAAAAATCTCGCTCCGGCCTACGTCGTTACTCTGGCGAAAAATCCGGCCAATATCGCAAAAGATATTGCAAATTGTAATTCTGTTGTACCACCCTTTGCGCACTATTTGTCCATTTATTTGCTATGAGGAATAAGAAATCCAGGCGGGGAGCGGCCGGATTATAAATTAACATATTGACGGGCTTAAATTCGAATGCTATAATTATGGTTTTTAAGTTGATATTTATCTAAAATTATGTTATACTTAATAACATCGTTACTAGGGGGTGACTTCATGTTTCAAATTGGTGATAAAATCTTCTACCCGATGCATGGCGGGGGTATTATCGAGAGCATTGAGGAAAAGGAAATGTTCGGGCAAAAACAGCTCTATTATGTCGTGAATATACCTCATAGGAACATGCAGGTAATGCTCCCTTTTGATAAGACCGAGAGGCTCGGTATGCGCCCGGTTGTCGATCCGGACAAACTTGATGACGTTCTGAGTACCTTCCACAACCACGGAGAAACTGAATTGATAATGAATGACACACAAAGACAGCGCGCGAACATGTCCAAAATGAAGACAGGCGACATCTATGAGGAGATTGCGGTCATCCGTGATTTATTGCGTATTAAAAACAAGCGGAAACTGGGTATGGCTGACAAGAATATGCTTGATAATGTCCGTCAGATTCTTATCAGCGAGGTCGTACTGGTCAAAGACATTCCTCATGAACAAGCCACTAATTTCTTAGATGAAATGTTTACTGTCAAGTAACACTATGGTTAAACATCCTGGATTATTGACCAGGATGTTTTTTTTATTACTATTAAATTCCGCGCCGGACTGCCGGCAGACGCTTGTATAGCGGCCGCCGGCAGTCTATTTGTTAATTTCCCAGGCATCAATCAGCAGGCCGCTGTGACTGAACGCGTTAACGCGCAGCCAATGGCCGCCGGTTTCAACGGTAATGTAGGTTGCTGCTGCTACCGGATTGTGAAAAAACCGGTTCCATTCTTTCGCAGCCGTATTCAGGTATGTTTTGGTCCCGCTGCGGCCGCTGGCCACGTAAATTGTGCCCCCGGCCGGACTGCCGGCTGCGGCCCCGCCATACAGAGGATAGGTGCGGGCATAGACGTGATCATGACCGGTAAAAACCAGGTCAACGTGATATTGATCAAAAATAGGCCCGAAAACCTGGCGGAGACTGGGATTTTCCGGATTAGGCTTATTGTTGTAAAGCGGCCGGTGTATAAAGGCAATCTTCCATTTCTTATCAGTGAGCATTAGGTCCCGCTGGAGCCAGCGGCTCTGTTTGTGCAGCATATCAGGCTCAAATTGCCGCTGTTCGCCGGCCTGGCTGTCCAGCATAATAAAGTGGACATCACCATAATCAAAAGAATATACCTGCCCCTTAAGCCCCGCAGGGCCATTCTGCGGCAGCTTGAACTGGGCTGTAAAAAAAACCGGTTTTGAGAATTGCCGCGCTGGTGTATAACACTCATGGTTACCGGCAACAGGCATGGCCGGGATTGTATCAATAACACCCCGGGCCGCGCTAAACCAGCCAGCCCAGTGGGTATAATCCTGGCCCACATCCACAAGATCGCCCACATTGGTAAAGAACACAGCATCCCGGTTAGCCTGAAAGGCCTGTCTTAGCGTTGTTTGCCAAACACCATAATTGATACTCTGCGAATCACCGAACACCAGAAATTTAAAGCCCGGAACCTGGGCGCCGGCGGTGGTAAAGGCATGGGGCTCACTCCAGTGGTCCGGGGTACCCACCCGGTATAGATAACGGGTGCCAGGCTTGAGACCGGTCAGGGTCACAGAATGAATAGCCATATCGCCGGTATTGGTGCGCAGCACCTCAATACCAGCCGCGGCCCTGGCGCCGGCAGGAAACGCGATAAAGTCAGCTGCTTCCGCATACTCCGCCTGCCCGCCCACCGTGGCCGCCCCTGTCCGCCAGGTGATCGTCTGGGTGGTTGCCGGATCGTCGGTCCATGTTAACGTAATATGATCAGGCCAGGCATTGGGCGCGGGCATAATGGCAGCAGACAGCAAGGCTGTGGAACTCAGCAAGATGACAGCAATTAAACATAAAATCTGTACAAAGATGAGTGGTTTTCGCATTATCTCACCTACTTGTCGGTTTAGAACTCCCGTAAGCTGATCTGCAGTATGTCAGCTAAATGCATAAAACTGCTGGCTTGGGCCTCTGCTTTTGCCAACAGGGCAATCAACGCACAGGTACGGGCATCATGCAGGGCATTATGATGCTCAAACTCAATGGCAAATCGCCTGGCTAAGGTGGATAACTTATAGTTTTCCAGATCTGACCAGACCTTTCTGGCAATATCAACCGTACAGGCATAACGAAACGCAGGATAGGGCAGCCCGTATTCGTTAAGCATACCCCGTAACACACTGATATCAAAGGCGGCATTATGAGCAATTACGATTTTATGCTCCAGGTGCGGTCTGATTCGGTCCCACAATTCCGCAAAGGTGGGCTTATCCTGCACGTGTGCCGCCGTTAGGCCGTGAATCTTCGTATTCCAGTAATTGAATTGCAGCACAGGCGGACGGATCAGCGAATAGGCCGTGCGGACAATAGCCCCGTTTTCTACCGTAATCGCCGCCAGGCTGCACGCACTGGCCCGGCTGCTGTTGGCGGTCTCAAAATCAATAGCAACATAATTCATATCCAGGTAACCCCGCCGGCCGCTATGGCAGCCGGCGGCCTTTCTGTTCCTAATAACCCTGCCCCGGCCAGGCACGTAAGCATCATTTCCCGGCACATAAGCTAAAAACGCCCTGCAAGGTGCCTGAAGTCAGGGCGTTCTCTTATCTCTCAGCCATTATCTTAAAACCGTTAACCCTGTTGAAAT contains:
- a CDS encoding 3'-5' exonuclease, with product MNYVAIDFETANSSRASACSLAAITVENGAIVRTAYSLIRPPVLQFNYWNTKIHGLTAAHVQDKPTFAELWDRIRPHLEHKIVIAHNAAFDISVLRGMLNEYGLPYPAFRYACTVDIARKVWSDLENYKLSTLARRFAIEFEHHNALHDARTCALIALLAKAEAQASSFMHLADILQISLREF
- a CDS encoding CarD family transcriptional regulator, coding for MFQIGDKIFYPMHGGGIIESIEEKEMFGQKQLYYVVNIPHRNMQVMLPFDKTERLGMRPVVDPDKLDDVLSTFHNHGETELIMNDTQRQRANMSKMKTGDIYEEIAVIRDLLRIKNKRKLGMADKNMLDNVRQILISEVVLVKDIPHEQATNFLDEMFTVK
- a CDS encoding purple acid phosphatase family protein, translating into MRKPLIFVQILCLIAVILLSSTALLSAAIMPAPNAWPDHITLTWTDDPATTQTITWRTGAATVGGQAEYAEAADFIAFPAGARAAAGIEVLRTNTGDMAIHSVTLTGLKPGTRYLYRVGTPDHWSEPHAFTTAGAQVPGFKFLVFGDSQSINYGVWQTTLRQAFQANRDAVFFTNVGDLVDVGQDYTHWAGWFSAARGVIDTIPAMPVAGNHECYTPARQFSKPVFFTAQFKLPQNGPAGLKGQVYSFDYGDVHFIMLDSQAGEQRQFEPDMLHKQSRWLQRDLMLTDKKWKIAFIHRPLYNNKPNPENPSLRQVFGPIFDQYHVDLVFTGHDHVYARTYPLYGGAAAGSPAGGTIYVASGRSGTKTYLNTAAKEWNRFFHNPVAAATYITVETGGHWLRVNAFSHSGLLIDAWEINK